The sequence CGCACTACGCACCGAAGAACTCGGCAAGTCGTTCGGCGAGCAAACGCTTTGGCGGGATGTGAAGTTCGACCTGATCGCCGGCCAACGCTTGGGCATCATCGGCCCCAACGGCTCGGGAAAGACGACGCTGCTCAAAGTTCTGCTCGGCGATCAGACCGCCGACGCGGGCAAGATCAAATGGGGCCCGACCGTCACGCCCGGCTATTACGACCAACGACTCGACAAGTTCAATCCCGACAACACCGTCCTCGCCGAGACCGCGAGTGCCGCGCCGAAAGAGACCAAGCCGCAGGAAATCCGCAACCTGCTCGCGGCCCTGCTCTTCCGCGGCGACACCGTCGAGAAACCCATGCACCTGCTCAGCGGCGGCGAACGTGCACGGGTCGCGTTGGCCAAGCTCCTGTTGCAGGGCCACGACTGTCTGTTGATGGACGAGCCGACCAACCACCTCGACATCCCGACCCGCGAAGCGTTGGAACGTGCGCTGTCCGACTATCAGGGCACGCTCGTCTGCGTGAGCCACGACCGCTACTTCCTCCGCCGCATGTGCGACCGCCTGCTGGTGCTCGACCCGCCAACGGCAATGGACTTTGAAGGCGGTTTCGACGAATGGCACGACCGCTTGGGCGAAGCGTCGAAGACGCCCGCGCCGAAAAAGCAATCCCAACCGATTCCCCAGAAACAGACACCCAAGCCCCAACAGAAGAAAGACAACAAATACGCCCGCCCCTTCGGCACGCTCACGATCGAAACCCTCGAATCCGAGATCACCGACACCGAGATCGCCATCGCCGAGATGAACGAAAAGTTCGGCGACGTCGCGCTCATGAGTGACGAGTCGGAAAGCAAACGCCTCCAAAGCGAATACGCCGCCGCGGAGAAGAAACTCGAGCAGCTCGAAGCGGAGTACTACCACCGCGCCGACGCGTAAGGGTGAGTCGCGCGAATCGCACCGCACCTTTTCGTAGCTGCGTTGCTCCGCAACGCGGTTCGTCATGCGATCGACAGCGGCGTTGCGGAGCAACGCAGCCATGCGCTCTTCGCGACGTCCTTCCGCCCGAACCCGCATTCCGATCACCGCCCCGGCGTCGCCCGCCAGTCATTACCCGCACTGCGGACAACCGCCGCGATGCCGCCGTCAACGCCACGGGGCGGCGATGAAAACGGTCATCACCGCAAGGCCCCCAACAATTAGCCAATGCGGAACAGCGATCGTTGAGACATTGAACTCTCGGACGCGGTCGAAACTGTCGAGATGCACTCTCTTCCCATGGAACATGCCGGGCATGGGAAAGAGGGGTACACGTTGCCCCAGTTGCACTTCTGGTCCACCCCAAGCGAATCCGGGATAAGGCGCGGTCATCGGACGATCCAATGTGCCCTCGATCAGGTCGGCGCGAGCTACGTAGATGACGTGCCCACCGGCGTCGATACGATGGTCGAGCCACATCTCGATGGCGTTTGCGCCGTAGCCCGTTCCAATGACATTCAGGCTGGAAGGACCTTCATTGCTCAGCCACTGATCGGCAATCTGCGACAACCAGCTACCAAGGGCAAGCAAGCCGAGGACCGCAAGTAAAGTCGCGAGAGTCCTCCTCCGCCGGCTCACCGCCCCGCTCCACGTAGCTCGGGTCTTCCAGCGATGTCGCGGCGGTACTGCATGCCGTCGAACTTGATTTTCTCGACGGCGGCATAGGCGGTGGCGGTGGCTTCGGCGAGCGTGTCGCCAAGGGCCGTCACGCCGAGGACGCGGCCGCCATTCGTCACCAACTCGCCATTGCTCTCCGCCGTGCCGGCGTGAAAGACTTTGACGTTCTCGTCCGCCTCGGCTTCTTCGATGCCGGTGATGACGTGGCCGGTTTTGTACTTGCCGGGGTAGCCGCCGCTGGCGAGGACGACGCAGCAGCTCGGCCGCGGGTCAAAGTGCAGGTCAATGCCGGCCTCGGCGAGCTTGCCGTCCGCCGCGGCGCGGAACGCACCGAGCACGTCGCCGCGTAGCCGCATCATCAGTGGCTGACACTCCGGGTCGCCGAACCGCACGTTGTACTCCAGCACCTTCGGCCCCGCGTCGGTCAGCATCAGACCGGCGTACAAGATGCCGCGGAACTCAATGCCATCCCGCCGCAGCGCGTCGACCGTCGGGATGAGAATGTCACGCTCGATCTTGGCGAGCGTCGCATCGTCGATGATGGGCGTCGGGGCATACGCGCCCATGCCGCCGGTCATCGGGCCGGTGTCGCCGTCGTCGCGTTGCTTGTGGTCCTGAGCGGGGTCGAAGACGAAAAGGCTGTCGCCGTCGACCAGCGCGAGGACGCTGACCTCGGGGCCTTTGAGAAAATCCTCAACCAGCACGCGGGCCCCGGCGTCGCCGAACTCCTGCTGCTTCATGATCCGCTCGGCCGCGTCGAGTGCATCTTCGGTGCGGAAGCAAACGGTGACGCCCTTGCCCTTGGCGAGCCCGGCCGCCTTGATCACCAGCGGGGCGCCGCGTCGGCTGATGTACGTCGCGGCCGACTCGTGGTCGGTAAAACTCTTCGCGTTCCCCGTCGGCACCAACGCCGACTTCATTACTTCCTTCGCGAACCACTTGTCCGCCTCAAGTTGGGCCGCCGCCTTGCCCGGCCCGAGCACGCTCAAGCCCGCCCCACGCAGCACGTCCGCGATGCCATTGGCAAGGGGATCCTCCGGCCCGACGATCACGAAATCGATCCCGTTGTCCCGGCAAAACGCCAACACGGCGTCGGAGTCGTTCGGGTCGATGTCCACGCAGTTGGCGACTTCCTGGATACCAGGGTTGCCCGGCATGACGTAGATCCGGTCGCCGGGTAGTTGCTGCGCAATCTTCCACGCCAGTGCATGCTCGCGTCCGCCTGAACCCAGAATCGCAACCGCGTCGATGGTCATGGCCAAGCGTAGGGCAGGCAATACCTGACCTTACTCGTTTTCGACCGCATACATCTTGAGCGTGGCAAGGTCGACCACACGCAATGCTGCTTCGTGCGTCGCTTGGAGAACAACCTTTGGCGCAACGCCGACGTCGATGGCTTCAGCCCACCGGCTCACGCACAAACACCATTTGTCACCGGGACGCAAGCCGGGAAAGTTGTATGCCGGCACCGGCGTGCTCAGGTCATTGCCTCGCTCGGCGGTGAAGCGCAGAAACTCCTCGGTCATCACCGCGCAGACCGTGTGACTCCCCGTGTCGTTGGGGCCGGTGTTGCAACAGCCGTCGCGGTAGAACCCGGTCATCGGGTCGGTCGAACAGGCGATGAGCTTGCCACCGAGGACGTTCTTCGCTTCTTCCATGACGCCAAGCTACACCGTAATGACAACCTTGCCGACGTGCTTTTGGCTGGCGAAGTAGGCGTAGGCTTCGTGAACCTCATCGAACCCAAACGTGCGGTCGATGATCGGCTCGATCTTGTTCTGCTCGATGCAACGGTTCATCGCGCGGAACTGCTCGGCGGAGCCGACGTAAATGCCGCGGATGGTCTGGGCATTGAGCAAGGCGGGCAGAATGTTCGGTTGACCGTCCGAAAGCAGGCCGATGAGCGAGACGGTGCCGCCGACAGCGGTGGACTGAAGCGAGCGTTGGAGCGTGCCGTTACCACCGACCTCGATGACGTGATCGACGCCCACGCCATCGGTCGCGGCGCGGACCTGCTCGTGCCACTCGGGATGGTCGGCGTAGTTGATCGCCACATCAGCGCCGAGCGCCTTGGCCTGGTCGAGCTTGGCGTTGGAACTCGACGTAACGATCGTGCGGCAACCCATGGCATGGGCGAACTGCAAGCCGAAGACCGAGACACCGCCGGTACCCAGTAGCAGCACGCTCTGGCCGGCGGCAGTGTTGGCCGAGGTCAACGCGTTCCACGCGGTCAATGCCGCACACGGCAAGGTCGCCGCCTGCTCGAAGCTGTAACCCTCGGGGAT comes from Planctomycetota bacterium and encodes:
- a CDS encoding DUF2237 domain-containing protein; translated protein: MEEAKNVLGGKLIACSTDPMTGFYRDGCCNTGPNDTGSHTVCAVMTEEFLRFTAERGNDLSTPVPAYNFPGLRPGDKWCLCVSRWAEAIDVGVAPKVVLQATHEAALRVVDLATLKMYAVENE
- the purD gene encoding phosphoribosylamine--glycine ligase, which encodes MTIDAVAILGSGGREHALAWKIAQQLPGDRIYVMPGNPGIQEVANCVDIDPNDSDAVLAFCRDNGIDFVIVGPEDPLANGIADVLRGAGLSVLGPGKAAAQLEADKWFAKEVMKSALVPTGNAKSFTDHESAATYISRRGAPLVIKAAGLAKGKGVTVCFRTEDALDAAERIMKQQEFGDAGARVLVEDFLKGPEVSVLALVDGDSLFVFDPAQDHKQRDDGDTGPMTGGMGAYAPTPIIDDATLAKIERDILIPTVDALRRDGIEFRGILYAGLMLTDAGPKVLEYNVRFGDPECQPLMMRLRGDVLGAFRAAADGKLAEAGIDLHFDPRPSCCVVLASGGYPGKYKTGHVITGIEEAEADENVKVFHAGTAESNGELVTNGGRVLGVTALGDTLAEATATAYAAVEKIKFDGMQYRRDIAGRPELRGAGR
- a CDS encoding ATP-binding cassette domain-containing protein, coding for ALRTEELGKSFGEQTLWRDVKFDLIAGQRLGIIGPNGSGKTTLLKVLLGDQTADAGKIKWGPTVTPGYYDQRLDKFNPDNTVLAETASAAPKETKPQEIRNLLAALLFRGDTVEKPMHLLSGGERARVALAKLLLQGHDCLLMDEPTNHLDIPTREALERALSDYQGTLVCVSHDRYFLRRMCDRLLVLDPPTAMDFEGGFDEWHDRLGEASKTPAPKKQSQPIPQKQTPKPQQKKDNKYARPFGTLTIETLESEITDTEIAIAEMNEKFGDVALMSDESESKRLQSEYAAAEKKLEQLEAEYYHRADA
- a CDS encoding NAD(P)-dependent alcohol dehydrogenase, coding for MHAYQIQSDAGISDAIVRTELPDPTPKAGEVVIAVKACSLNYRDTIIAKGGYPRNDTRPVIALSDCAGEIVEVGADVVGWQVGDRVSPNFLRDHTGGATTDAHLHTGLGGSVDGVLAQNIAMPAHSLVRIPEGYSFEQAATLPCAALTAWNALTSANTAAGQSVLLLGTGGVSVFGLQFAHAMGCRTIVTSSSNAKLDQAKALGADVAINYADHPEWHEQVRAATDGVGVDHVIEVGGNGTLQRSLQSTAVGGTVSLIGLLSDGQPNILPALLNAQTIRGIYVGSAEQFRAMNRCIEQNKIEPIIDRTFGFDEVHEAYAYFASQKHVGKVVITV